In Clostridia bacterium, one DNA window encodes the following:
- a CDS encoding SGNH/GDSL hydrolase family protein, with translation MEKKVALLGDSIRLYGYGRIVPKLLKGKAAVFQPKENCKFAKNLLRFLFDLKEDLKGCDVIHFNCGLWDVANIVGDGSLFSTDEEYAQNVLRIATALLKITPKVIFATTTPVNPAYPYNKNEDIDRFNALVVPKLQALGVQINDLHALVAEDVAGNICDDKIHLTELGAKRCAAQVARVIEDALAK, from the coding sequence ATGGAAAAGAAAGTGGCGCTTTTGGGAGATTCGATTCGCTTATACGGGTACGGTCGCATCGTGCCCAAACTATTGAAAGGAAAGGCGGCGGTTTTTCAGCCCAAAGAGAATTGCAAGTTCGCGAAGAATCTGCTTCGCTTCTTGTTCGATTTGAAAGAAGATCTCAAAGGGTGCGACGTGATCCACTTCAACTGCGGTTTGTGGGACGTCGCGAATATCGTCGGAGACGGGAGCCTTTTCTCGACGGACGAAGAGTACGCGCAAAACGTCCTTCGCATCGCGACGGCGCTTCTTAAAATCACGCCGAAGGTGATCTTCGCGACGACGACGCCCGTCAATCCCGCTTATCCATATAATAAAAACGAGGACATCGACCGCTTTAACGCGCTCGTCGTTCCGAAATTGCAAGCGCTCGGCGTCCAAATCAACGATTTACACGCGTTGGTCGCGGAGGACGTTGCCGGCAATATCTGCGACGATAAGATTCACCTGACCGAGCTCGGCGCAAAGCGCTGCGCGGCGCAGGTCGCGCGGGTCATTGAGGACGCGCTCGCGAAATAG
- a CDS encoding DNA-binding protein, whose amino-acid sequence METKTFENIVAVRLDKGDEILTSLLKVAKDEKIAFAAVSGIGATDDFEVGVFDLEKQDYVRARYAGNHEINSLAGNLTTKGGEPYVHLHMTAAGPGGKLAGGHLLRAVISLTAEIFLEKIDGSAGRAFDESLKINRIKFD is encoded by the coding sequence ATGGAAACGAAAACCTTCGAAAATATCGTCGCCGTCCGACTGGATAAAGGCGACGAGATCCTGACCTCTCTTCTCAAAGTCGCGAAAGACGAAAAGATCGCCTTTGCGGCCGTCTCCGGCATCGGCGCGACGGATGATTTCGAGGTCGGCGTCTTTGATCTCGAAAAGCAAGACTACGTCCGCGCGCGTTACGCGGGCAATCACGAGATCAATTCGCTCGCGGGCAACCTGACGACAAAGGGCGGCGAGCCTTACGTCCACCTGCATATGACCGCGGCGGGGCCCGGCGGAAAACTCGCAGGCGGTCACTTGCTCCGCGCCGTGATCTCCCTGACTGCCGAGATCTTCCTCGAAAAGATCGACGGCTCCGCAGGCAGAGCGTTCGACGAATCGCTCAAAATCAATCGGATCAAGTTCGACTGA
- a CDS encoding PadR family transcriptional regulator has protein sequence MDAQIKKGLLEICVLSAIEEEPSYGYKIISDLAPHVVISESTLYPILRRLEKGGAVKTKTVAFNGRLRRYFSITEEGKKKIDDFIEVMDQFEKIKSFLLRGRK, from the coding sequence ATGGACGCACAAATCAAAAAAGGCCTGTTGGAAATATGCGTGCTTTCGGCGATCGAGGAAGAGCCGTCTTACGGCTACAAGATCATATCCGATCTTGCGCCGCACGTCGTCATATCGGAATCGACCTTGTACCCGATCCTTCGCAGGCTCGAAAAAGGCGGCGCGGTCAAGACGAAGACCGTCGCGTTTAACGGCAGGCTTCGCCGTTACTTTTCGATCACGGAAGAGGGCAAAAAGAAGATCGACGATTTCATCGAGGTGATGGATCAGTTCGAAAAGATTAAAAGTTTTCTGTTAAGGGGGAGGAAATAA
- a CDS encoding DUF4097 domain-containing protein: MKKAIFVLLILGICLLLLGGGIFAVAMAKNDWDFSKISNVTYEEKTFEADASAVSKIVVNADTDDISLAYSEDEKIHILYYDKFDKKGREIKVYDPVLTDGTLTLSGNRFRWWRVGLSFGKGKTFVISVPAGKTIALSLDTDTGDVFVGRESETRAFSELNLKTDTGSLKLNGEITVEQNASFKVDTGDVRISGKLTVANELKAETDTGKIAISAAVEAKKITLKTDTGDIKISGVMTAPSISCKTDTGDVVATAALTSPSITVKSDTGDVRLLLAGKKEDYSCSLSTDTGSTSPRSYTQGDKRVDVDVDTGDIRLTFTEQ, from the coding sequence ATGAAAAAAGCGATTTTTGTTTTGTTGATTTTAGGCATTTGCTTGCTTCTTCTCGGCGGCGGCATCTTTGCGGTCGCCATGGCGAAAAACGATTGGGATTTTTCCAAAATTTCCAACGTGACGTATGAAGAAAAGACCTTTGAAGCGGATGCGTCCGCCGTCTCGAAGATCGTCGTAAACGCGGACACCGATGATATTTCCCTCGCGTATTCCGAGGACGAAAAGATCCATATCCTGTATTACGACAAGTTTGACAAAAAGGGAAGAGAGATCAAGGTCTACGATCCCGTTTTGACCGATGGGACGCTGACCTTATCCGGCAACCGCTTCCGTTGGTGGCGCGTGGGTCTCAGTTTCGGGAAAGGCAAGACTTTCGTGATCTCCGTTCCCGCGGGCAAGACGATCGCGCTTTCCTTGGACACGGATACCGGGGACGTCTTTGTCGGAAGAGAATCCGAAACGCGCGCGTTCAGCGAATTGAATCTGAAAACGGACACGGGTTCCCTTAAACTGAACGGCGAGATTACCGTGGAGCAAAACGCTTCTTTCAAGGTCGACACGGGCGACGTCCGCATTTCGGGCAAACTTACGGTCGCGAACGAATTGAAAGCGGAAACGGACACGGGCAAAATCGCGATCTCGGCGGCGGTCGAGGCGAAGAAAATCACGCTGAAAACCGACACGGGCGATATTAAGATCAGCGGCGTGATGACCGCGCCTTCGATTAGCTGCAAGACGGATACCGGCGACGTCGTCGCGACGGCGGCGCTCACTTCGCCGAGCATCACCGTCAAGAGCGACACGGGCGACGTCCGTCTCCTGCTTGCGGGCAAGAAAGAGGATTATTCCTGCTCCCTTTCGACGGATACGGGTAGCACCTCTCCCCGCTCCTACACCCAAG
- a CDS encoding DUF1700 domain-containing protein — protein MKYKAWERELKKELATISKTERDRTIEFYREMKDEKMSRGQSEEEITAEFGSPRECARRVGQASGATISGFEEEETPLPEKKSSSSPMALVGMILALPLLGAAIGVLVAFAACCAAGIGVAIAGIAYAAVGPFLFGATGLIIPAYVGMGLAGTGVGLLVFVGFMLATKAVATAIKSLLSAVFVRR, from the coding sequence ATGAAATACAAAGCGTGGGAACGCGAGCTCAAAAAGGAACTCGCCACGATCTCGAAGACAGAACGCGATAGAACGATCGAATTCTATCGCGAAATGAAGGATGAAAAAATGTCTCGCGGGCAAAGCGAGGAAGAGATCACGGCGGAATTCGGTTCGCCGAGAGAATGCGCGAGGCGCGTCGGGCAAGCGAGCGGCGCGACGATCTCCGGGTTCGAAGAGGAAGAGACTCCTCTTCCCGAAAAGAAGTCGAGTTCTTCGCCCATGGCGCTCGTCGGTATGATCTTGGCGCTTCCGCTTCTCGGAGCGGCGATCGGCGTCCTCGTCGCGTTTGCGGCGTGTTGCGCCGCCGGGATCGGAGTCGCGATCGCCGGCATCGCCTATGCGGCGGTCGGTCCGTTCTTATTCGGCGCGACGGGGTTGATCATCCCCGCGTACGTCGGAATGGGACTCGCCGGGACGGGGGTCGGGCTTCTGGTTTTCGTCGGGTTTATGCTTGCGACGAAGGCTGTCGCGACCGCGATCAAATCGCTTTTGAGCGCGGTATTCGTTCGGAGGTAA